A genomic region of Cannabis sativa cultivar Pink pepper isolate KNU-18-1 chromosome 1, ASM2916894v1, whole genome shotgun sequence contains the following coding sequences:
- the LOC115702218 gene encoding peroxidase 4 produces the protein MASSSLFMTLLSLGLLMLVMGNANAQLSTNFYSKTCPKLLPTVKSKVHSAISKESRMGASLLRLFFHDCFVNGCDGSVLLDDTSNFVGEKTANANRNSARGFDVVDDIKSAVESVCPGVVSCADILAITARDSVTILGGPNWDVKLGRRDARTTSKAAANNGIPQPSSNLNRLSSRFSALGLSNTDLVALSGAHTIGQARCTSFRAHIYNDSNIDSSFAQTRKSKCPKSSGSGDNNLAPLDIQSPTAFDNGYFKNLIQKKGLLHSDQELFNGGSTDSTVKSYSNAQNTFFSDFASAMVKMGDISPLTGSKGEIRKNCRRAN, from the exons atggcttcttcttctttatttatGACCCTATTGAGTTTGGGTCTCCTCATGCTCGTCATGGGGAATGCCAATGCTCAACTTTCAACTAATTTTTACTCAAAAACTTGCCCAAAACTCTTGCCCACAGTCAAATCCAAGGTGCACTCCGCTATTTCCAAAGAGAGCCGAATGGGTGCCTCTCTCCTCCGCTTGTTCTTCCACGATTGCTTTGTCAAT GGATGTGATGGATCAGTGCTTCTGGATGACACATCTAACTTCGTGGGTGAGAAAACTGCTAATGCTAATCGAAACTCAGCTCGAGGTTTCGATGTCGTTGACGATATCAAGTCTGCCGTGGAGAGTGTGTGTCCTGGTGTCGTTTCATGTGCTGACATATTGGCTATTACTGCAAGAGACTCTGTTACCATT CTTGGGGGTCCAAATTGGGATGTAAAATTGGGAAGAAGGGATGCCAGAACTACTAGCAAAGCTGCCGCAAACAATGGTATTCCTCAACCAAGCTCTAACTTAAACAGGCTCAGCTCTAGATTCAGTGCTCTTGGCCTCTCCAACACTGACTTGGTTGCTCTATCAG GAGCTCATACAATCGGACAAGCTAGATGCACATCGTTCAGGGCCCACATATACAACGATAGCAACATTGACAGTTCGTTTGCCCAAACAAGGAAATCCAAGTGTCCTAAGTCGAGTGGGTCAGGAGATAACAATTTGGCACCACTTGATATCCAAAGCCCCACAGCTTTTGACAACGGTTACTTCAAAAACCTTATCCAGAAGAAGGGACTACTCCACTCCGACCAAGAACTATTCAACGGTGGATCAACTGATTCCACTGTCAAGTCTTACAGCAACGCCCAGAACACTTTCTTTTCTGACTTTGCCTCTGCCATGGTCAAGATGGGAGATATCAGCCCTCTCACTGGTTCCAAGGGAGAGATTAGAAAGAATTGCAGAAGAGCCaattaa